Below is a genomic region from Uranotaenia lowii strain MFRU-FL unplaced genomic scaffold, ASM2978415v1 HiC_scaffold_19, whole genome shotgun sequence.
CTCACCGGTCCATCGTTACCAGCCACAGCTAATGGAAGTACAACAGGAATTGTGTTTCACACCATCCGGAAGGAGCTGGAACGGGTCGGAATGTATGGAAACCTTCAGATTATTCGCCAGACTCCACCCTCACCCCGTTAAGGATAGCAGACTAGTGAATAATGGATTGGCCATTCCGCAAGAGCTCGTTTCCACCCATCCCGGTAGCACTCGTGGGGGAATTTTACTTTTGCTACCAGGTGATTCGGCTACTGTTTTGCTTTAATTAAAAGGCTATCAAACTATTATAATGGGCCATAGTTTATAAGTATTATCATAATgtataagaaataaaattactatcCTGATGACTCTTGTTTTTCTTAATTCCTTCGACAATTGTTATCAATTTTACAAATTGCATAAAACAGCTCTTgcggttgaaaaataatcatttttcaatttctacggTAATCTTTCTTAcggataaaaaataaccatatttctacttctccccgaaaagtcattttatgggtt
It encodes:
- the LOC129759561 gene encoding uncharacterized protein LOC129759561, which codes for MEKGSVSGDDAGLGTADTPTTFNRTRTYSPVHRYQPQLMEVQQELCFTPSGRSWNGSECMETFRLFARLHPHPVKDSRLVNNGLAIPQELVSTHPGSTRGGILLLLPGDSATVLL